The proteins below come from a single Faecalibaculum rodentium genomic window:
- a CDS encoding helix-turn-helix transcriptional regulator produces MQVSKRTRKEELEMDKYRLEYEMRKQGISMHDLAQKLGMSRSTLYRKLNGITEFTLGEIQETLDFLGLESPAGIFFKSEVS; encoded by the coding sequence GTGCAAGTGTCCAAAAGGACACGAAAGGAGGAGCTTGAGATGGATAAGTATCGGTTGGAGTATGAAATGCGTAAGCAGGGTATTTCGATGCATGATTTAGCCCAAAAGCTAGGCATGAGCCGTTCCACTCTGTATAGAAAATTGAACGGAATCACCGAATTTACTCTTGGAGAAATTCAAGAAACGTTGGATTTTCTAGGTCTTGAATCGCCTGCTGGAATTTTTTTTAAAAGCGAAGTGTCCTAA
- a CDS encoding LexA family protein produces MLEDTGRRIKELRTEKGWTLEQLGDAVGVNKSTVRKWETGMIKNMRRDKLAMIAKALSTTPAYLMGWQEEGAGDPKREPGNMLPPERLQIHLNTVPVYDPISCGTGKWVDEQPVDYLGVPDTMVSKACHYFANPAFGDSMEPRIQNGDYVVFEQTSTIDPGSIGAFSLNGEYFCKRFKKLPDGSMWLFSENPRYEPIPIQKYDDFRVLGKYRMRMTEY; encoded by the coding sequence ATGTTAGAAGATACAGGAAGAAGGATTAAAGAATTAAGAACCGAAAAAGGATGGACACTTGAGCAATTGGGCGATGCTGTTGGAGTCAATAAGAGCACCGTCCGAAAATGGGAAACTGGAATGATCAAAAATATGCGCCGGGACAAACTGGCCATGATCGCCAAAGCCTTGTCAACCACTCCTGCTTACCTCATGGGCTGGCAAGAAGAGGGAGCCGGAGACCCTAAACGAGAACCCGGCAACATGCTGCCCCCTGAACGGTTGCAGATTCACCTGAATACCGTCCCAGTCTATGATCCGATTTCTTGTGGGACTGGAAAATGGGTTGATGAGCAGCCGGTGGACTATCTGGGCGTACCGGATACAATGGTTTCCAAAGCCTGTCATTACTTTGCAAATCCTGCTTTTGGTGATTCCATGGAGCCCCGAATACAGAACGGTGACTATGTCGTTTTTGAGCAGACCTCAACCATTGACCCAGGGTCCATTGGCGCGTTCAGTCTAAATGGGGAGTATTTCTGCAAGAGATTTAAAAAGCTCCCCGATGGGAGCATGTGGCTATTTTCTGAGAATCCAAGGTATGAACCTATACCGATACAGAAATACGATGACTTCCGTGTGCTTGGAAAGTACAGGATGCGAATGACAGAATATTAA
- a CDS encoding type II toxin-antitoxin system HicA family toxin — protein MTYREIEKLILKDGWMVTRQRGSHRQYKHPEKKGLVTIAPHSWSDEVPKGTANSILKQAGLK, from the coding sequence ATGACATACAGGGAGATAGAAAAACTGATACTGAAGGATGGCTGGATGGTCACCAGACAAAGAGGCAGTCACAGACAGTACAAGCATCCTGAGAAAAAAGGACTCGTGACCATTGCTCCCCACAGCTGGTCAGACGAAGTCCCTAAGGGAACCGCCAACAGCATTCTTAAACAGGCGGGGCTGAAATAA
- a CDS encoding type II toxin-antitoxin system HicB family antitoxin, with the protein MKTKTYLAVMEPCDSGYGVYFPDFPGCVASGKTIDQAARIAKDALSMHYYALEEESEEIPEPSQSLSAEDTAGNVVTPITIYPELLHEEYRNRRVKTNTTIPAWLKAAAEEKGINFSRVLENALMGMIN; encoded by the coding sequence ATGAAAACAAAAACCTATTTAGCCGTTATGGAGCCCTGTGATTCAGGGTATGGCGTTTACTTTCCTGATTTCCCAGGGTGTGTAGCATCCGGAAAAACCATTGATCAGGCCGCCCGTATTGCAAAAGACGCTCTCTCCATGCACTACTACGCTTTGGAAGAAGAAAGCGAAGAAATCCCGGAACCTTCTCAGTCTCTGAGCGCTGAGGACACAGCTGGTAATGTCGTTACCCCTATCACGATTTATCCGGAGCTACTGCACGAAGAATACCGGAACCGCAGAGTTAAAACCAATACCACTATCCCCGCATGGCTTAAAGCTGCTGCGGAAGAAAAAGGAATCAATTTCAGCCGTGTTCTGGAAAATGCCTTGATGGGAATGATTAACTAA
- a CDS encoding tyrosine-type recombinase/integrase yields the protein MIKLPGYSPNTISLYRDNYNKHILPVLGNADIKDLHYPELQSFFTDMSTVGKSAVATTKTVLTGIGNLAVKSGYIASWPINLVQTSGVNNSRKKAGSSDYLSETDFKSLLNLVSHAKDEFTSGSKGVFLMLGYYLGLRIAEACALTWDDVDFQSRTIRINKQLTYTRLKVKDFYIRDMTKTEKPNAVLPVPEPLIESLKEWRDYNPYPLILCTEEGRWLHPRNTGNTIRTAAQKLGFDFHPHMLRHTYITNLVLAGTDLKTVADLARHASAAMSLQVYTETTDLRKAEAIARAFEDEIPNILA from the coding sequence ATGATCAAGCTGCCGGGATACTCCCCGAACACGATCAGCCTGTATAGGGACAATTACAATAAACACATCCTGCCTGTTCTGGGAAACGCAGATATCAAAGATCTGCACTACCCAGAACTGCAGAGCTTTTTCACAGATATGTCGACTGTGGGAAAATCTGCCGTCGCAACTACCAAAACCGTACTGACCGGGATTGGGAATCTGGCTGTCAAATCCGGATACATCGCCAGCTGGCCAATCAATCTGGTACAGACCTCCGGCGTCAACAACAGCAGAAAGAAAGCCGGCAGCAGCGACTACCTTTCGGAGACAGATTTCAAATCGCTGTTGAATCTGGTATCACACGCGAAAGACGAGTTTACTTCCGGATCTAAAGGAGTGTTCCTGATGCTTGGTTACTATTTGGGACTGCGAATCGCAGAAGCCTGTGCTCTGACATGGGATGATGTGGATTTCCAGAGCCGGACAATCCGGATAAACAAGCAGCTGACCTACACCAGGCTAAAGGTCAAAGATTTCTATATTAGGGATATGACGAAGACAGAAAAACCGAATGCCGTTTTACCTGTCCCTGAACCATTGATAGAATCCTTGAAGGAATGGAGAGACTACAACCCCTATCCCCTGATTCTCTGTACAGAAGAGGGACGTTGGCTGCATCCGAGAAACACCGGTAATACAATCAGGACTGCAGCGCAAAAGCTTGGGTTTGATTTCCATCCGCATATGCTCCGGCACACTTACATCACGAATCTTGTGCTGGCCGGGACTGACTTGAAAACAGTTGCTGATTTGGCACGCCATGCATCAGCAGCAATGTCTCTGCAGGTCTATACAGAGACAACTGATTTAAGGAAAGCGGAGGCTATCGCAAGGGCTTTTGAAGACGAAATCCCGAACATTCTGGCGTAG